One genomic window of Leptotrichia shahii includes the following:
- the rnr gene encoding ribonuclease R → MGNKKKKERHRNIENNDKDFHKEKRFGKKNYNAKKENQKTPKMELKEERELKYLKQVLSEYEFTFQEILQLLEWSQKRRKMYKQLLNAWEESGEIYLKRNGKYTLPEKEGFVKGEISISSGNFGFLDINGQASVFIPGAYLNTAMNGDTVLVRILKESSDNKKREGEVYKVIKRNRDVIVGVFEHNLSFGFVRPRNSPKDIYIPKKLIKGAKTGDLVAVKVDFWGDEERKPEGGIVSILGSPKDTEALISSLLLNEGIEEKFPNEVLQELDKIDENFSDELENRKDLRHLDIITIDGSDAKDLDDAVYVQKTEDGYKLFVSIADVSYYVRENTELDIEALKRGNSIYLVDRVIPMLPRKLSNNLCSLNPNEDKLTFTVEMDLDKRGKVIKNDFYKSVIKSKYRMTYENVNTILEKNEESEEYRNLYDKYRKIDDMLKNMLELSKIIRSNKKRRGSIDFELPEIKVVLDENKAVKDIVLRSRGEAERIIEDFMVIANETVVEKLFWEEIPAIYRVHEDPDKAKVQALNETLIKFGYSLKGLEEIHPGKFQNIIERTTGLPEGYLIHKLILRAMQRARYANKNLGHFGLASKYYLHFTSPIRRYSDLIVHRMLGRSIEKFMSEKEKAKYGANFEAIASSISRTERVADKLEEDSVKIKLIEYMQDKIGQVYVARLSGMNKNKIFMELENHIEVVYNVTTARDNFIYDEENFKIVDKRNNESYTMGSTMKVSIVSASYAKMEIEVIPYVEEKVKIDETEEE, encoded by the coding sequence ATGGGAAATAAAAAAAAGAAAGAAAGACATAGAAATATTGAAAATAATGATAAAGATTTTCACAAGGAAAAAAGATTTGGTAAAAAAAATTATAATGCTAAAAAGGAAAATCAGAAAACTCCCAAAATGGAACTTAAAGAAGAACGGGAATTGAAATATTTAAAGCAAGTTCTGTCAGAATATGAATTTACTTTTCAGGAAATATTGCAGCTTTTAGAATGGAGCCAGAAAAGACGGAAAATGTATAAGCAGCTTTTAAATGCTTGGGAAGAAAGTGGAGAAATTTATTTGAAAAGAAATGGGAAATATACTTTGCCCGAAAAAGAAGGCTTTGTAAAGGGGGAAATTTCCATTTCCAGCGGGAATTTTGGATTTCTTGATATTAATGGGCAGGCTAGTGTCTTTATTCCTGGAGCTTATTTAAATACAGCTATGAATGGAGATACTGTTTTAGTTCGTATTTTAAAGGAAAGTTCAGACAATAAAAAGCGGGAAGGTGAAGTTTATAAAGTTATAAAAAGAAATCGGGATGTCATTGTCGGAGTTTTTGAACATAACTTGAGTTTTGGATTTGTACGTCCAAGAAATTCTCCAAAGGATATCTATATTCCAAAAAAATTAATAAAAGGTGCTAAAACTGGAGATTTAGTGGCTGTAAAAGTGGATTTCTGGGGAGATGAGGAAAGAAAGCCTGAAGGCGGAATTGTGAGTATTCTAGGAAGTCCTAAAGATACAGAAGCACTTATTTCATCGTTGCTTTTAAATGAGGGAATTGAGGAGAAATTTCCAAATGAAGTTTTGCAGGAATTGGATAAAATAGATGAGAATTTTTCAGATGAACTTGAAAATCGTAAGGATTTACGGCATCTTGACATTATCACAATTGATGGCTCTGATGCAAAGGATTTGGATGATGCAGTTTATGTGCAAAAAACGGAAGACGGATATAAACTTTTTGTAAGCATTGCCGATGTTTCTTACTACGTGCGGGAAAATACCGAACTTGATATAGAAGCATTAAAACGTGGAAATTCAATTTATCTTGTAGACAGGGTAATTCCTATGCTTCCACGAAAATTGTCAAACAATCTTTGTTCACTTAATCCAAATGAAGATAAGCTGACTTTTACTGTGGAAATGGATTTAGATAAAAGGGGTAAAGTTATAAAAAATGATTTTTATAAATCAGTTATAAAATCAAAATACAGAATGACTTACGAAAATGTAAATACAATTCTGGAAAAAAATGAAGAATCAGAAGAATACAGAAATCTTTATGACAAATATAGAAAAATTGATGATATGTTAAAAAACATGCTGGAACTTTCTAAAATTATTAGAAGCAATAAAAAAAGACGTGGGAGCATTGATTTTGAATTGCCTGAGATAAAGGTAGTCTTGGATGAAAACAAGGCCGTGAAGGACATCGTATTGCGTTCTAGAGGGGAAGCAGAAAGAATCATTGAAGACTTTATGGTTATTGCAAACGAAACTGTGGTGGAAAAACTTTTCTGGGAGGAAATTCCTGCGATTTACAGGGTTCACGAAGATCCTGACAAGGCGAAAGTTCAGGCATTAAATGAAACCTTGATAAAATTTGGATATTCTCTGAAGGGATTGGAGGAAATTCATCCTGGAAAATTCCAGAATATTATTGAAAGAACGACAGGACTGCCTGAAGGCTACTTAATCCATAAATTAATTTTACGGGCAATGCAGCGTGCGAGATATGCCAACAAAAATCTAGGACATTTTGGACTGGCTTCTAAATATTATTTGCACTTTACGTCACCAATCCGTCGATATTCTGATTTAATTGTTCACAGAATGCTTGGACGTTCGATTGAAAAATTTATGAGTGAAAAGGAAAAGGCTAAATATGGAGCTAATTTTGAAGCAATTGCGTCAAGTATTTCAAGAACTGAGAGAGTGGCGGACAAACTGGAAGAAGATAGCGTAAAAATCAAGTTAATTGAGTATATGCAGGATAAAATTGGACAGGTTTATGTTGCCAGACTTAGCGGAATGAATAAAAATAAAATATTTATGGAGCTGGAAAATCACATAGAAGTGGTTTACAATGTTACAACAGCACGTGATAACTTCATTTACGATGAGGAAAACTTTAAAATTGTAGATAAAAGAAATAATGAATCCTATACTATGGGAAGTACAATGAAAGTGAGCATTGTAAGTGCAAGTTATGCTAAGATGGAAATTGAGGTCATACCTTATGTGGAAGAAAAAGTAAAAATTGACGAAACTGAAGAAGAATAA
- a CDS encoding thioredoxin family protein — MSKIINYAGEDFDNEIILQNGLTLVDFFAIWCGPCQMLEKVLAEVANASECKIVKVDVDDYPEFGAKFKIRGLPLLLLFKDGQIVETLNGFQTFDEIMEKINLHS, encoded by the coding sequence ATGAGTAAAATCATAAATTATGCTGGAGAAGATTTTGATAATGAAATAATTTTGCAAAATGGGCTTACACTTGTTGATTTTTTTGCCATCTGGTGCGGACCTTGCCAAATGTTGGAAAAAGTTCTAGCGGAAGTGGCTAATGCTTCAGAATGTAAAATTGTCAAAGTTGATGTTGATGATTATCCAGAATTTGGAGCGAAGTTTAAAATAAGAGGACTGCCTTTGCTTTTACTTTTTAAAGATGGACAAATTGTGGAAACTTTGAATGGTTTTCAGACTTTTGATGAAATTATGGAAAAAATTAATTTACATAGTTAA
- the galE gene encoding UDP-glucose 4-epimerase GalE, with protein MKTILVPGGAGYIGCHTVLDLIKKGFNPIIVDDFSNSSKKVITILEELSGEKINFYELDIKNKEGLRKIFRENKIDAVINFAGFKAVGESVEKPLMYYDNNLFGMVTLLEVMKEFNVKNIVFSSSATVYGVSEKVPFVETDPMGEVTNPYGRTKVIIEHILMDLAKSDNTWNIIALRYFNPLGAHESGRIGEDPNGIPNNLSPYITQVAVGKLEKLHIFGNDYDTPDGTCIRDFIHVNDLAAGHSAALNYLFNNENLGFDAINLGSEKGYSVLEILSNFEKAVGKEIPYVIDGRRAGDIAVCYADASKAKKLLNWEAKYTIEDMCRDSWNWQKKNPNGFKD; from the coding sequence ATGAAAACTATTTTAGTTCCAGGGGGAGCAGGATATATCGGTTGTCACACAGTTTTAGACTTGATAAAAAAAGGTTTTAATCCTATTATTGTAGATGACTTTAGTAATTCTAGTAAAAAAGTTATTACAATTTTAGAAGAACTTTCTGGAGAAAAAATAAATTTTTATGAGTTAGATATAAAAAATAAAGAAGGTTTACGAAAGATTTTTAGAGAAAATAAAATCGATGCTGTTATTAATTTTGCAGGATTTAAAGCAGTGGGAGAATCTGTAGAAAAACCGCTTATGTATTATGATAACAATTTATTTGGAATGGTTACTTTACTTGAAGTAATGAAAGAATTCAATGTAAAAAATATCGTATTTAGTTCGTCAGCCACTGTTTACGGTGTTTCTGAAAAAGTTCCTTTTGTGGAAACTGATCCGATGGGAGAAGTTACAAATCCTTATGGGCGTACAAAAGTAATAATCGAACATATTTTAATGGATTTGGCAAAATCTGACAATACTTGGAATATTATTGCTCTTAGATATTTCAATCCATTAGGTGCTCATGAAAGCGGAAGAATTGGAGAAGATCCAAACGGAATTCCAAACAACCTTTCACCTTACATAACTCAAGTTGCGGTTGGAAAATTGGAAAAATTACATATTTTTGGAAATGATTACGACACTCCAGATGGAACTTGCATAAGAGATTTCATTCATGTAAATGATTTGGCGGCAGGACATTCAGCAGCATTAAATTATTTATTTAATAATGAAAATCTTGGTTTTGATGCGATAAATTTAGGAAGTGAAAAAGGTTACAGTGTTCTTGAAATTTTAAGTAATTTTGAAAAAGCTGTTGGAAAAGAAATTCCTTATGTAATTGACGGAAGAAGAGCTGGAGATATTGCAGTTTGTTACGCAGATGCCTCAAAAGCTAAAAAATTATTGAATTGGGAAGCGAAATATACAATTGAAGATATGTGCCGTGATTCTTGGAATTGGCAAAAGAAAAATCCAAATGGATTTA
- the smpB gene encoding SsrA-binding protein SmpB encodes MPVLARNKKAFHDYFIEDKLEAGIELVGTEVKSAKAGKVSIKESFIRIIRDEIFVMNMHITPYEFGNINNVAESRVRKLLLNRREIKKWGEKIKEQGYTIVPISVYTKQRLVKMEIGLAKGKKMHDKRESLKRKDIERDMKKLQKNFRR; translated from the coding sequence ATGCCAGTATTAGCTAGAAATAAAAAGGCTTTTCACGATTACTTCATAGAAGACAAGCTGGAAGCAGGGATTGAGCTTGTGGGAACGGAAGTGAAGTCGGCAAAGGCTGGAAAAGTCAGCATAAAAGAAAGTTTTATAAGAATTATACGAGATGAAATTTTTGTGATGAATATGCATATTACGCCTTATGAATTTGGGAATATTAACAATGTGGCAGAATCTCGTGTGAGAAAATTGCTTTTGAATAGACGTGAAATAAAAAAGTGGGGTGAAAAAATTAAAGAGCAGGGCTATACCATTGTTCCAATTTCAGTTTACACGAAGCAAAGGCTTGTAAAAATGGAAATAGGACTTGCAAAAGGGAAGAAAATGCATGATAAAAGGGAATCGCTGAAAAGAAAAGATATTGAAAGAGATATGAAAAAATTACAGAAAAATTTTAGAAGATAA
- a CDS encoding Crp/Fnr family transcriptional regulator, with translation MKIEDLSLFLTKVSLFKGLNPNEILKCLTKVDFKIKKYKKNEIAFFRGDILKKIIIIVKGTAHGEMQKFNGDTIVINQMKAGEVLASAFLFGKDNVFPVDLITLENSEFLFLDKEKYLDLIQSDKRLLLNFISEISNKSQYLSKRIWFNFTHKTIEEKVLSYIKENAQDDKIKFFPSISALAKKFEVTRPALSREISNLCKKKVLKKIENNVYLVNFSKFF, from the coding sequence ATGAAAATAGAAGATCTATCACTTTTTTTAACAAAAGTTTCGCTATTTAAAGGATTAAATCCCAATGAAATCTTAAAATGCCTAACAAAAGTTGACTTTAAAATAAAAAAATATAAAAAAAATGAAATTGCATTTTTTCGTGGAGATATTTTAAAAAAAATTATTATTATTGTAAAAGGTACAGCACATGGAGAAATGCAGAAATTTAACGGAGATACAATTGTTATAAATCAAATGAAGGCTGGGGAAGTGCTGGCTTCTGCATTTTTATTTGGAAAAGATAATGTTTTTCCTGTTGATTTGATAACTTTGGAAAATTCTGAATTTCTTTTTCTGGATAAGGAAAAATATCTGGATCTGATCCAATCAGATAAAAGGCTTTTACTTAACTTTATAAGTGAAATTTCAAATAAAAGTCAATATTTATCAAAACGCATCTGGTTTAATTTTACACATAAGACAATTGAAGAAAAGGTTCTTAGCTATATAAAAGAAAATGCTCAGGATGATAAAATAAAATTTTTCCCCAGTATTTCAGCTCTAGCCAAAAAATTTGAAGTAACAAGACCTGCCTTATCAAGGGAAATTTCAAACTTATGCAAAAAGAAAGTTTTAAAAAAAATTGAAAATAACGTATACCTTGTAAATTTTTCAAAATTTTTTTAA
- the yqeK gene encoding bis(5'-nucleosyl)-tetraphosphatase (symmetrical) YqeK, with protein MNMEVIKLNVKKFLDEKRYEHVKRVTKCAVEMAKIYGVPVEKVEASAWLHDVAKFFDLSVMIDLTKGKYPEVADKMSQSTAVLHGFAGAEFVRQNYELFGIDDEEILDGIKYHTIGCENMNTLAKIVYLADAIEEKRSWEGVEKARELAKTDLDEAIKFEIEEKLKYLLAKDSIIHPNVIKFRNSIIANKI; from the coding sequence ATGAATATGGAAGTAATTAAATTAAATGTAAAAAAATTTTTGGATGAAAAAAGATACGAACACGTGAAAAGAGTGACAAAATGTGCTGTGGAGATGGCAAAAATTTATGGAGTTCCTGTGGAAAAAGTGGAGGCTTCAGCTTGGCTTCACGATGTGGCAAAATTTTTTGATTTGTCTGTTATGATTGACTTGACAAAGGGAAAATATCCTGAAGTAGCAGATAAAATGTCCCAATCAACAGCTGTGCTGCACGGCTTTGCAGGGGCTGAATTTGTACGGCAAAATTATGAATTGTTTGGAATTGATGATGAGGAAATTTTGGATGGGATTAAATATCATACAATTGGATGCGAAAATATGAATACACTTGCAAAAATTGTTTATCTTGCTGATGCGATAGAGGAAAAGAGAAGCTGGGAAGGTGTGGAAAAGGCTAGAGAATTGGCAAAAACAGATTTAGATGAGGCAATAAAATTTGAAATTGAGGAAAAATTAAAGTATTTACTTGCGAAGGATTCTATCATTCATCCAAATGTTATAAAATTTAGAAATTCGATAATAGCTAATAAAATTTAG